From Bradyrhizobium symbiodeficiens, the proteins below share one genomic window:
- a CDS encoding carbohydrate porin, translating to MSVARWGTIISVAAALALACTATSALAGAKDESAAAWLFPKWFNAWHDGLAGKGLNFGVTYIADNIANAAGGVKRGAVHFGRLDMSVDADLDRLVGWTGGRFYANAFIIYGQGLSRNYVMNLATISEIESLPDQRLYNAYVEQSLFNDRLNIRAGQQAADVEFFDSQTDDLFINGTFGWPAIKANSLPAGGPAPPIAVPGIRIKAALTDKITVFGAVFNGDPSGPGDIDPQLRDHHGLAFRINDPPWMIGQVRFNYDIDIGGRPLAGNVTPGAWKHYGSFDSQRLMAEGMSIADGGGSGIPAKLRGNYGIFAVIEQVLYRPPEVTETSTSASLPGITAFGRIAYSPPDRNLIDLYLDGGIGFVGFTPGRPLDRFGVAMAYMRISNAARNLDVDTQAFTGIRSPVRSNETLIEMIYEAHIKPGWLIAPYFQYVFRPSGGIPNPNDPTGVSRIGDAAVFGVTTTIRY from the coding sequence ATGTCGGTCGCGAGGTGGGGGACGATAATATCCGTGGCGGCCGCGCTTGCGCTGGCCTGCACGGCGACGAGCGCGCTCGCGGGTGCCAAGGACGAGAGCGCGGCCGCATGGCTGTTTCCGAAATGGTTCAACGCATGGCACGACGGCCTTGCCGGCAAGGGACTGAATTTCGGCGTCACCTATATCGCGGACAATATCGCCAACGCCGCCGGCGGCGTGAAGCGCGGCGCGGTCCATTTCGGCCGGCTCGATATGTCGGTCGATGCCGACCTCGACAGACTGGTCGGCTGGACCGGCGGCCGCTTCTACGCCAATGCCTTCATCATCTACGGCCAGGGCCTCAGCCGCAACTACGTGATGAACCTCGCCACCATCAGCGAGATCGAATCACTGCCCGACCAGCGGCTCTACAATGCCTATGTCGAGCAGAGCCTTTTCAATGACCGTCTGAACATCCGAGCCGGCCAGCAAGCCGCCGACGTCGAGTTTTTCGACAGCCAGACCGACGATCTCTTCATCAACGGCACCTTCGGCTGGCCCGCGATCAAGGCGAACAGCCTTCCTGCGGGCGGCCCGGCGCCGCCGATCGCGGTGCCGGGCATTCGCATCAAGGCGGCGCTGACCGACAAGATCACCGTGTTCGGCGCGGTGTTCAACGGCGATCCGTCAGGGCCGGGCGATATCGATCCGCAGCTGCGCGACCATCATGGCCTGGCATTCCGTATCAACGATCCGCCGTGGATGATCGGGCAAGTCCGCTTCAATTACGACATCGATATCGGCGGCCGCCCGCTCGCCGGCAATGTCACGCCGGGCGCGTGGAAGCACTACGGCTCGTTCGACAGCCAGCGCTTGATGGCGGAGGGGATGTCGATCGCCGATGGCGGCGGCAGCGGCATTCCCGCAAAGCTTCGCGGCAATTACGGCATCTTCGCCGTGATCGAGCAGGTGCTCTATCGCCCGCCTGAGGTCACCGAGACCAGCACGTCGGCCTCGCTCCCCGGCATCACTGCGTTCGGCCGCATCGCCTACAGCCCGCCGGACCGCAATCTGATCGACCTCTATCTGGACGGCGGTATCGGCTTCGTCGGCTTCACGCCGGGCCGTCCGCTCGACCGCTTCGGCGTCGCCATGGCGTACATGCGGATCTCGAACGCCGCGCGCAATCTCGACGTCGATACGCAGGCCTTCACCGGCATCCGGAGCCCGGTGCGCAGCAACGAGACGCTGATCGAGATGATCTACGAGGCGCACATCAAGCCGGGCTGGCTGATCGCGCCTTACTTCCAATATGTGTTCCGTCCGTCCGGCGGCATCCCGAATCCGAACGATCCGACCGGTGTCTCGCGGATCGGTGACGCCGCGGTGTTCGGCGTCACCACTACAATCAGGTACTAG
- a CDS encoding MFS transporter: MISNWLAAALSRRNIHYGWVMVGVTFLTALISAGTVGAPGVFIIPLQKEFGWSTAEISSALSIRFILFGLMAPFAAALLNRYGLRNVTLLAQLIVVSALLASLGMTQVWQLVALWGVVIGIGTGMTALVLGATIATRWFAGRRGLVVGILTASVATGQLVFLPLLASLTERYGWRLALGFVCIALGVSALGVLLLMRDRPSDVGLRPFGDEGTEPLPAPPVNHGSITGVALGTLRDASKSSAFWILFATFFVCGASTNGLVQVHLIPMCLDFGIPQVQAASLLAAMGIFDFFGTIMSGWLSDRYDNRYLLFWYYGLRGLSLIFLPFSDFSFYGLSIFAMFYGLDWIATVPPTVRLTAQKFGPERANLVFGWIFAGHQLGAGTAAFGAGLSRTVYQSYLPAFFIAGALCVFASLIVLTLSRQPKLQRAAAST; the protein is encoded by the coding sequence ATGATCTCGAACTGGCTCGCGGCAGCATTGTCCCGCCGCAACATCCACTATGGCTGGGTGATGGTCGGCGTCACCTTCCTCACCGCGCTCATCAGCGCGGGCACGGTTGGCGCGCCCGGCGTGTTCATCATTCCCTTGCAGAAGGAGTTCGGCTGGAGCACGGCGGAGATCTCCTCCGCGCTGTCGATCCGTTTCATCCTGTTCGGGCTGATGGCGCCGTTCGCCGCCGCCCTGCTCAACCGCTACGGCCTGCGCAACGTCACCCTGCTGGCCCAGCTTATCGTCGTCTCGGCGCTGCTCGCCTCGCTCGGCATGACGCAGGTCTGGCAGCTCGTCGCACTCTGGGGCGTTGTGATCGGCATCGGCACCGGCATGACCGCGCTGGTGCTGGGCGCCACGATTGCCACGCGCTGGTTCGCCGGGCGGCGCGGTCTCGTCGTCGGCATTTTGACCGCGAGCGTCGCCACCGGCCAGCTCGTGTTCCTGCCGCTGCTTGCAAGCCTGACCGAGCGCTACGGCTGGCGGCTGGCGCTCGGCTTCGTCTGCATCGCGCTTGGCGTTTCGGCACTGGGTGTCCTGCTCCTCATGCGCGACCGTCCGAGCGATGTCGGCCTGCGCCCCTTCGGCGACGAGGGCACCGAGCCCCTGCCCGCCCCGCCCGTGAACCATGGCTCGATCACGGGCGTGGCGCTCGGCACGCTGCGCGATGCGTCGAAGTCCAGCGCGTTCTGGATCCTGTTCGCGACCTTCTTCGTCTGCGGCGCTTCCACCAACGGTCTCGTCCAGGTGCATCTGATTCCGATGTGCCTCGACTTCGGTATCCCGCAGGTGCAGGCCGCCAGCCTGCTCGCGGCGATGGGCATCTTCGACTTCTTCGGCACCATCATGTCGGGCTGGCTGTCGGACCGCTACGACAACCGCTATCTCCTGTTCTGGTACTACGGCCTGCGCGGGCTCTCGTTGATCTTCCTTCCCTTCAGCGATTTCTCGTTCTACGGCCTGTCGATCTTCGCGATGTTCTACGGTCTCGACTGGATCGCGACGGTGCCGCCGACGGTGCGCCTCACCGCGCAGAAATTCGGGCCCGAGCGCGCCAATCTGGTGTTCGGCTGGATCTTTGCCGGCCATCAGCTCGGCGCCGGAACCGCCGCGTTCGGTGCCGGATTGTCGCGTACGGTCTATCAAAGCTACCTGCCCGCATTCTTCATCGCCGGTGCGCTCTGCGTGTTCGCCTCGCTGATCGTGCTGACGCTCTCGCGGCAACCGAAGCTACAGCGAGCGGCGGCCTCGACCTAG
- a CDS encoding acetyl-CoA C-acyltransferase, translating to MAEAADPVVIVSAARTPLGRFMGELSPLPAHKLGSHVIGAALERARLAPEKVDEVFMGCVLPAGQGQAPARQAARAAGLPDATGATTVNKVCGSGMKATMLAHDIIRAGSAEIVVSGGMESMSNAPYLLAKARGGYRVGHDRIIDHMMMDGLEDAYETGRSMGDFGEATAEAYQFTREDQDAYAMETLSRARKAVEGGAFKAEIAPITLAEKAGPRIVANDEHPLKVDPAKIPGLKPAFRANGTITPAASSANADGAAALVLTKRSAADRGGLPVLAEIKGHATHSQEPQWFTTAPIPAIRKLLDKIGWTASDVDLFEINEAFAVVAMAAQRDLGIPRDKLNINGGACALGHPIGATGARLIVTLLHALEAQNLKRGIAALCIGGGEATAIAVERLVR from the coding sequence ATGGCCGAAGCCGCCGATCCCGTCGTCATCGTTTCCGCCGCCCGTACCCCGCTCGGCCGCTTCATGGGCGAGCTGTCGCCGCTCCCCGCGCACAAGCTTGGATCGCATGTGATCGGCGCCGCGCTGGAGCGCGCGAGGCTGGCGCCGGAGAAGGTCGACGAGGTCTTCATGGGCTGCGTGCTGCCGGCAGGACAAGGCCAGGCGCCGGCGCGGCAGGCGGCACGCGCGGCCGGGCTGCCCGACGCCACCGGCGCGACCACCGTCAACAAGGTCTGCGGTTCCGGGATGAAAGCGACCATGCTGGCGCACGACATCATCCGTGCCGGCTCGGCCGAGATCGTGGTCTCCGGCGGCATGGAGAGCATGAGCAACGCGCCGTATCTGCTGGCCAAGGCACGCGGCGGCTATCGCGTCGGTCACGACCGCATCATCGACCACATGATGATGGACGGCCTCGAGGACGCCTACGAGACCGGCCGTTCGATGGGCGATTTCGGCGAGGCCACCGCGGAGGCCTATCAGTTCACCCGCGAGGACCAGGACGCCTATGCGATGGAGACGCTCAGCCGCGCCCGCAAGGCCGTCGAGGGCGGCGCGTTCAAGGCCGAGATCGCGCCGATCACGCTCGCGGAGAAGGCTGGTCCCCGCATCGTCGCCAATGACGAGCATCCGCTGAAAGTCGATCCGGCCAAGATCCCCGGCCTCAAGCCGGCATTCCGCGCCAACGGCACCATCACGCCGGCCGCGTCCTCCGCCAATGCCGACGGCGCGGCAGCGCTCGTTCTGACGAAGCGCTCGGCTGCCGATCGGGGCGGCCTGCCCGTTCTCGCGGAGATCAAGGGCCACGCCACTCACAGCCAGGAGCCGCAATGGTTCACCACGGCGCCGATACCGGCGATTCGCAAGCTGCTCGACAAGATCGGCTGGACCGCCTCCGACGTCGACCTGTTCGAGATCAACGAGGCGTTCGCCGTGGTGGCGATGGCGGCGCAGCGTGACCTCGGCATTCCCCGCGACAAGCTCAACATCAATGGCGGCGCCTGCGCGCTCGGCCATCCCATCGGCGCCACCGGCGCGCGGCTGATCGTGACGCTGCTGCATGCGCTCGAGGCGCAGAACCTCAAACGCGGTATCGCCGCGCTCTGCATCGGCGGCGGCGAAGCCACGGCGATCGCGGTGGAGCGGCTGGTGCGCTGA
- a CDS encoding enoyl-CoA hydratase, which translates to MEMLNPHCGVTRDARGVVQVVICNAGPLNILGSPVTDAVREGLQQLASDRSIRVVVLRGQSEKSMIGGADIKEMAKLDQRSAEAFISRLRDLCEAVRQFPAPVIARMPGWCLGGGLEVAAACDFRIAAHDAHFGMPEVRVGIPSVIHAALLPRLIGWARARWLVMTAENIDAATALAWGLIDKVAPAGELDAAVEHLVNTLLDCGPEALRSQKALLRQWEELPLTESVNLSVKVFGESFLTDEPTRLMGAFVNRKK; encoded by the coding sequence ATGGAAATGCTCAACCCCCACTGCGGCGTGACGCGCGATGCGCGCGGTGTCGTTCAAGTCGTAATCTGCAACGCCGGCCCGCTCAACATTCTCGGCTCGCCGGTGACCGACGCTGTGCGCGAAGGCCTGCAGCAGCTTGCATCCGACCGCAGCATCCGCGTCGTGGTGCTGCGCGGTCAGAGCGAGAAGAGCATGATCGGCGGCGCCGACATCAAGGAGATGGCCAAGCTCGACCAACGATCCGCCGAAGCCTTCATCAGCCGCCTGCGCGATCTCTGCGAGGCCGTACGTCAATTCCCAGCACCCGTGATCGCGCGCATGCCCGGCTGGTGCCTCGGCGGTGGGCTCGAGGTCGCCGCCGCCTGCGATTTCCGGATTGCCGCGCATGATGCGCATTTCGGCATGCCGGAGGTACGCGTCGGCATCCCCTCGGTGATCCACGCGGCGCTCCTGCCTCGCCTGATCGGCTGGGCCCGCGCGCGCTGGCTGGTGATGACGGCGGAAAATATCGACGCAGCCACCGCACTCGCCTGGGGACTGATCGACAAGGTCGCCCCGGCGGGCGAACTGGACGCCGCCGTCGAGCATCTGGTGAACACGCTGCTCGACTGCGGCCCCGAAGCGCTGCGCTCGCAGAAGGCGCTGCTGCGGCAATGGGAGGAGCTGCCGCTGACGGAGTCGGTGAATCTGAGCGTGAAAGTGTTCGGCGAGTCGTTCCTGACGGACGAGCCGACGCGGCTGATGGGCGCCTTCGTGAACAGGAAGAAATAG
- a CDS encoding PaaI family thioesterase: protein MTERDQFDLFSPAQRRERVVDWQVPAPVAKVAMGLSGMDAMLGIRDGRLPPPPFAKLIGFTMAVVEPGRIVMELEPREDLENTIGLLHGATAAALIDTAMGCAISTRLEAGQSSVTLDLKMTFLRPLSVRSGLISAEGKVIKLGRQTSYTEGFVRDGKGGLAVHATATFSMIGSNLT, encoded by the coding sequence ATGACTGAACGCGACCAATTCGATCTGTTTTCGCCCGCGCAGCGGCGTGAGCGCGTGGTGGACTGGCAGGTGCCGGCGCCGGTCGCGAAAGTGGCGATGGGCCTGTCGGGCATGGACGCGATGCTGGGCATTCGCGACGGCCGGCTGCCGCCGCCGCCTTTTGCGAAACTGATCGGCTTCACCATGGCGGTTGTCGAGCCGGGCCGGATCGTCATGGAACTGGAACCGCGCGAGGATCTCGAAAATACCATCGGCCTCCTGCATGGGGCGACGGCGGCGGCACTGATCGACACCGCGATGGGATGCGCGATCTCGACCCGGCTGGAAGCGGGGCAGAGCTCTGTGACGCTCGACCTGAAAATGACCTTCCTGCGTCCGCTCTCGGTTCGCTCGGGCCTGATCTCGGCCGAAGGCAAGGTGATCAAGCTCGGACGGCAGACCAGCTATACCGAAGGCTTCGTCCGGGACGGCAAGGGAGGCCTTGCGGTGCATGCAACTGCAACGTTTTCCATGATCGGAAGCAACTTAACATGA
- a CDS encoding TetR/AcrR family transcriptional regulator has product MRYSPEHKQETHDRIVKKASVRLREKGAHGIGVADLMKEAGLTHGGFYAHFDSREALVIEAFGYAMDRSMEHWRKLTDEVSPDKRLAMIADAYLSTLHRDNPGHGCSIPTLGAEIARESPKARKAFAGKLDEMIEMLADNIPNVPRKAARKQAVATLATMAGTMLLARIAGSSELSDEVLKVGRDSALDCVKREPKAPAVKKAKT; this is encoded by the coding sequence ATGCGCTACTCCCCCGAACACAAGCAGGAAACCCACGACCGCATCGTGAAGAAGGCCTCGGTGCGGCTGCGCGAAAAGGGCGCCCATGGCATCGGCGTCGCCGACCTCATGAAGGAGGCGGGCCTGACCCATGGCGGGTTCTATGCGCATTTCGATTCCCGCGAGGCGCTGGTAATCGAGGCGTTCGGTTATGCGATGGACCGCTCGATGGAGCACTGGCGCAAGCTCACGGACGAGGTGTCGCCGGACAAGCGACTGGCGATGATTGCGGACGCCTACCTGTCGACACTGCATCGCGACAATCCCGGCCATGGCTGCTCGATTCCCACGCTCGGTGCCGAGATCGCCCGCGAGAGCCCCAAGGCGCGAAAGGCATTTGCCGGCAAGCTCGACGAGATGATCGAGATGCTGGCGGACAACATCCCGAACGTGCCGCGCAAGGCCGCCCGCAAGCAGGCGGTTGCGACGTTGGCGACGATGGCCGGCACCATGTTGCTGGCGCGCATCGCTGGGTCGAGCGAGCTCTCCGACGAGGTGTTGAAGGTGGGCCGGGACAGCGCGCTGGATTGCGTGAAGCGCGAGCCGAAGGCGCCGGCGGTGAAGAAGGCGAAGACCTAG
- a CDS encoding LysR family transcriptional regulator: MLDQGAIDWDDFRFVLAIVRGGSVSAAAKQLGVDHATVIRRVDRLEKHLSAKLFDRRKTGYLLTEAGQRVADSAEAMESTIVANQEQVGGSVARLTGTVRIGAPDGFGTAFLAPRLAPFADRYPDLDLQLVATARLFSLSKREADIAISLTMPKEGRIVGRKLLDYRLGLYAAPTYLDRFPAITSREVLPQHRFVGYIEELLFTPELDYLPQVSPRISARFRSANLIAQLNATLSGFGIAVLPHFMADDYPQLVPVLPEEISITRTFWMLMHADSKDLARIRAVADYIGEIVERERALFAGRSTPVS; this comes from the coding sequence ATGCTGGATCAAGGCGCTATCGATTGGGACGACTTTCGCTTCGTGCTGGCCATCGTGCGGGGCGGCTCGGTCTCGGCTGCGGCAAAACAGCTTGGGGTCGACCATGCCACGGTGATCCGCCGCGTCGACCGGCTGGAAAAGCACCTTTCGGCCAAACTATTTGACCGGCGCAAGACCGGCTACCTCCTCACCGAGGCCGGCCAGCGCGTCGCCGACAGCGCGGAAGCGATGGAATCGACCATCGTCGCCAACCAGGAGCAGGTCGGCGGCTCGGTGGCACGGCTGACCGGCACGGTCCGGATCGGCGCCCCCGACGGATTCGGCACCGCTTTCCTGGCGCCGCGGCTGGCACCCTTCGCCGACCGGTATCCCGATCTCGATCTGCAACTTGTGGCCACCGCGCGGCTGTTCAGTCTCTCCAAGCGCGAGGCCGATATCGCCATCAGCCTGACCATGCCGAAGGAAGGCCGCATCGTCGGCCGCAAGCTGCTCGACTACCGTCTCGGCCTGTACGCCGCCCCCACCTACCTGGACCGCTTCCCGGCGATCACCTCGCGCGAGGTGCTGCCGCAGCATCGCTTCGTCGGCTACATCGAGGAGCTCCTGTTCACGCCGGAGCTCGATTATCTGCCGCAGGTCTCGCCGCGGATCTCGGCTCGCTTCCGCAGCGCCAATCTGATCGCGCAGCTCAATGCCACGCTCTCAGGCTTCGGCATCGCGGTGCTGCCGCATTTCATGGCGGATGATTATCCGCAGCTCGTCCCCGTGCTGCCCGAGGAGATCTCGATCACACGGACATTCTGGATGCTGATGCACGCCGACAGCAAGGATCTGGCGCGGATACGCGCGGTGGCCGACTACATCGGCGAGATCGTCGAGCGTGAACGGGCTCTATTTGCGGGGCGGTCAACACCGGTCTCGTAG